One window of Mesorhizobium loti R88b genomic DNA carries:
- a CDS encoding amino acid ABC transporter permease, giving the protein MAFAWLPGAVGDIAHGAVTTILLIAVTTLAGTLLSILGAAGRRNGPVLLKRAIAWYVEVMRNTPFLVQLFFIFFGLPSLGIRLDPILAAMLAMTLNMAAYTIEIVGAGLDAVPPGQTEAALALGLRPRQVFIKIVLPQALKIIYPALTSQIVIMMLESAVVSQIAVRELTYEADMLQARTFRSFETYFVVTLVYLALSMALRRLLVTGGRRALGAGVS; this is encoded by the coding sequence GTGGCCTTTGCCTGGCTCCCGGGTGCTGTGGGCGACATCGCGCATGGCGCGGTGACGACGATCCTGCTGATCGCCGTCACCACGCTGGCCGGCACGCTGCTCAGCATCCTCGGCGCCGCGGGACGGCGAAACGGCCCCGTGCTGCTCAAGCGGGCCATCGCCTGGTATGTCGAGGTGATGCGCAACACCCCGTTCCTGGTGCAGTTGTTCTTCATCTTCTTCGGCCTGCCCAGCCTCGGCATCAGGCTTGATCCGATCCTGGCCGCCATGCTGGCGATGACGCTCAACATGGCGGCCTATACGATCGAAATCGTCGGCGCCGGGCTGGATGCGGTACCACCCGGGCAGACGGAAGCCGCCCTGGCGCTGGGCTTGAGGCCCCGTCAGGTGTTCATCAAGATCGTGCTGCCGCAGGCGCTCAAGATCATCTATCCGGCACTCACCAGCCAGATCGTCATCATGATGCTGGAATCGGCCGTCGTGTCGCAGATCGCGGTGCGCGAACTGACCTATGAGGCCGACATGCTGCAGGCGCGCACCTTCCGCTCCTTCGAGACCTATTTCGTCGTGACGCTGGTCTATCTCGCTTTGTCGATGGCCCTGCGCCGCTTGCTGGTCACCGGCGGGCGCCGCGCGCTCGGAGCGGGCGTGTCATGA
- the pncB gene encoding nicotinate phosphoribosyltransferase, giving the protein MAKTDIARRVYNHTWKLDPIVRSLLDTDFYKLLMLQMIWGMYPKVETTFSLINRTTSVHLADEIDEGELREQLDHARTLRFSKKEMIWLGGNNFYGRKQIFEPEFLAWLEGFRLPDYELSKRDGQYELTFSGPWMYTTLWEIPALAIINELRSRAAMRAFGPFALDVLYARAKAKMWAKTERLKALPGIRISDFGTRRRHSFLWQRWCVESLKEGIGEAFTGTSNVLLAMDNDLEALGTNAHELPMVFAALANSEKELKQSPYKVLQDWQRYYGGNLLIVLPDAFGTASFLRDAPDWVADWTGFRPDSAPPIEGGEKIIDWWREKGKDPRQKLLIFSDGLEVETIEETYRHFKGKVRMSFGWGTNLTNDFEGCAPIETNSLDAISLVCKVTEANGRPAVKLSDNPAKATGDEKEIERYIRIFGQKDRVEQLVKV; this is encoded by the coding sequence ATGGCAAAGACCGATATTGCGCGGCGCGTCTACAACCACACCTGGAAGCTCGACCCGATCGTGCGCAGTCTGCTCGACACGGATTTCTACAAGCTTTTGATGCTGCAGATGATCTGGGGCATGTACCCCAAGGTCGAAACCACCTTCTCGCTGATCAACCGCACCACTTCAGTGCATCTGGCCGACGAGATCGACGAAGGCGAATTGCGCGAACAGCTCGACCATGCCCGTACCTTGCGCTTCTCCAAGAAGGAGATGATCTGGCTGGGCGGCAACAATTTCTATGGCCGCAAACAGATTTTCGAACCGGAATTCCTGGCTTGGCTGGAAGGCTTCCGGCTGCCCGACTACGAGCTGTCGAAGCGCGACGGCCAGTACGAGCTGACCTTCAGCGGGCCATGGATGTACACCACGCTGTGGGAAATCCCGGCGCTGGCCATTATCAATGAGCTCCGGTCTCGCGCGGCCATGCGGGCTTTCGGGCCGTTCGCGCTCGATGTGCTCTATGCCCGCGCCAAGGCCAAGATGTGGGCGAAGACCGAGCGGCTGAAGGCGCTGCCCGGCATCCGCATTTCCGACTTCGGCACCCGCAGGCGCCACTCCTTCCTGTGGCAGCGCTGGTGCGTCGAGTCGCTCAAGGAAGGCATCGGCGAGGCTTTTACCGGCACCTCCAACGTCCTGCTGGCGATGGACAATGACCTCGAAGCGCTCGGCACCAACGCGCATGAACTGCCGATGGTGTTCGCGGCACTGGCCAATTCGGAAAAAGAACTGAAACAGTCGCCCTACAAGGTGCTGCAGGACTGGCAGCGCTATTATGGCGGCAACCTTCTGATCGTGCTGCCCGACGCCTTCGGCACGGCGTCCTTCCTGCGCGACGCGCCGGACTGGGTCGCCGACTGGACCGGCTTCCGCCCCGACAGCGCGCCGCCGATCGAGGGTGGCGAAAAAATCATCGACTGGTGGCGCGAGAAGGGCAAGGACCCCAGGCAGAAGCTGCTGATCTTCTCCGACGGGCTCGAGGTCGAGACCATCGAGGAGACCTACCGCCACTTCAAGGGCAAGGTGCGCATGTCGTTCGGCTGGGGCACCAATCTGACCAATGATTTCGAAGGCTGCGCGCCGATCGAGACCAACAGCCTCGACGCCATATCGCTGGTCTGCAAGGTTACCGAGGCCAATGGCAGGCCGGCGGTGAAGCTTTCCGACAATCCGGCCAAGGCGACCGGCGATGAGAAAGAGATCGAGCGGTATATCAGGATTTTTGGGCAAAAGGACCGCGTGGAGCAATTGGTCAAGGTGTGA
- the speB gene encoding agmatinase, with the protein MGYDRGKLDALRRKYGESHGGEMFDPKFRKVADKIFSKSGTRLAPYSGIPTFLAAPYREIAAENPDFGDLQVAIIGVPMDLGVTNRPGSRFGPRALRAIERIGPYNHVLECAPTHELRVADIGDTPFRSRYRLEISHEDIERRTNQIVDAGVIPLSVGGDHSISHPILKAVGKKAPVGLIHIDAHCDTSGLFDMTKFHHGGPFRNAVLDGVLDPTRTIQIGIRGSAEYLWEFTYESGMTVVHAEEVTGLGMPAIIEKARKIVGDGPTYISFDIDSVDPAFAPGTGTPEVGGLTTREVLELLRGLKGLNIVGGDVVEVAPQYDATTNTAHAAAQVLFEILSLMVFSPAITGKGA; encoded by the coding sequence ATGGGTTACGATCGCGGCAAGCTCGACGCGTTGCGTCGCAAATATGGCGAGAGCCATGGCGGCGAGATGTTCGACCCGAAGTTCCGCAAGGTCGCTGACAAGATCTTCTCCAAGAGCGGCACAAGACTGGCGCCTTATTCCGGCATCCCGACCTTCCTCGCCGCACCCTACCGCGAAATCGCGGCTGAGAATCCCGATTTCGGCGATTTGCAGGTGGCCATCATCGGTGTGCCGATGGACCTCGGCGTCACCAACCGGCCGGGCTCGCGCTTCGGGCCGAGGGCACTGCGCGCCATCGAGCGCATCGGCCCCTACAATCACGTGCTGGAATGCGCCCCGACGCATGAGCTTCGGGTCGCCGACATCGGCGACACGCCATTCCGCAGCCGCTACCGGCTGGAGATCAGCCATGAGGATATCGAGCGCCGCACCAACCAGATCGTCGATGCCGGCGTCATTCCACTGTCGGTCGGCGGCGACCATTCGATCAGCCATCCGATTCTGAAGGCTGTCGGCAAGAAGGCGCCGGTCGGCCTCATCCACATCGACGCCCATTGCGACACCAGCGGCCTGTTCGACATGACCAAGTTCCACCACGGCGGACCGTTCCGCAACGCGGTGCTGGACGGCGTGCTCGACCCGACGCGCACCATCCAGATCGGCATCCGTGGCTCGGCCGAATATCTGTGGGAGTTCACTTACGAGTCCGGCATGACCGTGGTCCATGCCGAGGAGGTGACCGGTCTCGGCATGCCCGCCATCATCGAGAAGGCGCGCAAGATCGTCGGCGATGGCCCCACCTACATCTCCTTCGACATCGACAGCGTCGACCCGGCCTTTGCCCCCGGCACCGGCACGCCGGAAGTCGGCGGCCTGACCACGCGCGAAGTGCTCGAACTGCTGCGCGGCCTCAAAGGCCTCAACATCGTCGGTGGCGACGTCGTCGAGGTGGCGCCGCAATATGACGCCACCACCAACACTGCCCATGCCGCCGCGCAGGTGCTGTTCGAGATCCTGAGCCTGATGGTGTTCAGCCCTGCCATTACGGGCAAGGGTGCCTGA
- a CDS encoding transporter substrate-binding domain-containing protein has product MTIHTTLKSSIAAALVLGAAGLGFAVQAANADALADITKAGTINVGVFADFPPFSSASADMSLKGYDMDVAQYIADTLKVKLNTVAVTGQNRIPYLNDHRVDILMSVGYSKEREQVIDFAAAYAPYYIAVIGPAAMTVKGKEDLADKSIAVNRGTLEDTSLTEAAPASADIKRFDNYNSVIQAFISGQTQLMVVGNDVGAQVLAKQDALKPEQKFQLLTSPSHIGLNKNEDALKKAVNDAVAKMLADGKLDESSKAWLKTPLNPDNLKD; this is encoded by the coding sequence ATGACAATCCACACGACACTCAAATCATCCATCGCCGCCGCCCTGGTGCTGGGCGCCGCCGGCCTCGGCTTCGCCGTACAGGCCGCCAATGCCGACGCGCTGGCTGATATCACCAAGGCCGGCACCATCAATGTCGGCGTCTTCGCCGACTTCCCGCCCTTCTCCTCGGCCAGCGCCGATATGAGCCTCAAGGGCTATGACATGGATGTCGCGCAGTACATCGCCGACACCCTCAAGGTGAAGCTCAACACGGTCGCCGTCACCGGCCAGAACCGCATCCCGTACCTGAACGACCATCGCGTCGATATCCTGATGAGCGTCGGCTATTCGAAGGAGCGCGAACAGGTTATCGACTTCGCCGCCGCCTACGCGCCCTATTACATCGCGGTGATCGGGCCGGCTGCAATGACGGTCAAAGGCAAGGAAGACCTTGCCGACAAGTCGATCGCCGTCAATCGCGGCACGCTCGAGGACACTTCGCTCACCGAGGCGGCACCCGCTTCGGCCGACATCAAGCGCTTCGACAACTACAATTCCGTCATCCAGGCCTTCATCTCCGGCCAGACCCAGCTGATGGTTGTCGGCAACGATGTCGGCGCCCAGGTTCTGGCCAAGCAGGATGCGCTGAAGCCGGAGCAGAAGTTCCAGCTCCTGACCTCGCCCTCGCATATCGGCCTCAACAAGAATGAGGACGCTCTCAAGAAGGCGGTCAACGATGCCGTCGCCAAGATGCTGGCCGACGGCAAGCTGGACGAAAGCTCGAAAGCCTGGCTGAAGACGCCGCTCAACCCCGACAACCTCAAGGATTGA
- a CDS encoding ABC transporter substrate-binding protein: protein MKPIRLAAGLGAAFMLSATVSTIALAQAPVCSAPVKVLAQPRDGLTLLEDSKAEFQKLSGASFQIDYLNENDRRAKSRADASTVGNYNVYYVDEANVALFASSKWIVPLTDYYPADYDYADFDPGRQKVATYDGKVWFAPLTGGGDLMVYRKDVLEAAGIQPPKTLDELIADVPKLTNPDKGMYGIALRGARGSGANVWRWMPFFKAYGGQWFDGDKPAFNSDAAVKATETYLKLFKDSAPGTQTGSWDESTGAFLSGQVAILVESTPLSGMAVDPKTSQVVGKIGFLPPPSPLPGGGYGHGLAIAAKANADDASKKCAGLFIAWATSKENEKRRLDAHQFGELNRTSILSSKEFADIYGADLGQALAATGKVTAVNFWQDPRWPDLGDRWGIILEELIAGTRTDIKGSLNELDAYANQLVKK, encoded by the coding sequence ATGAAACCAATTCGGCTCGCTGCGGGCTTGGGCGCAGCTTTCATGCTTTCCGCTACCGTATCCACCATCGCACTGGCGCAGGCGCCGGTGTGCTCCGCGCCGGTCAAGGTGCTGGCGCAACCGCGCGACGGCCTGACGCTTCTGGAGGACTCCAAGGCCGAGTTCCAGAAGCTCTCCGGCGCCAGCTTCCAGATCGATTATCTCAACGAGAACGACCGCCGGGCCAAATCGCGCGCCGATGCGTCCACCGTCGGCAATTACAACGTCTACTATGTCGATGAAGCCAACGTTGCCCTGTTTGCCTCATCGAAATGGATCGTGCCACTGACCGATTATTACCCGGCTGACTATGACTATGCCGACTTCGACCCCGGCCGCCAGAAGGTCGCGACCTATGACGGCAAGGTCTGGTTCGCGCCGCTGACCGGCGGCGGCGACCTGATGGTCTACCGCAAGGATGTGCTCGAGGCCGCCGGCATCCAGCCACCGAAGACGCTGGACGAACTGATCGCCGACGTGCCGAAGCTCACCAATCCCGACAAGGGCATGTACGGCATCGCGCTGCGCGGCGCACGCGGTTCGGGCGCCAATGTCTGGCGCTGGATGCCCTTCTTCAAGGCCTATGGTGGCCAGTGGTTCGACGGCGACAAGCCGGCTTTCAATTCGGACGCAGCCGTCAAGGCGACCGAGACCTATCTGAAGCTGTTCAAGGATTCGGCACCCGGCACGCAGACCGGCAGCTGGGATGAATCGACCGGCGCCTTCCTGTCAGGCCAGGTCGCGATCCTCGTCGAATCGACGCCGCTGTCGGGCATGGCGGTCGATCCGAAGACCTCCCAGGTGGTCGGCAAGATCGGCTTCCTGCCGCCGCCATCGCCGCTGCCTGGCGGCGGTTACGGCCATGGCCTTGCCATCGCGGCGAAAGCCAATGCCGACGACGCCTCGAAGAAATGCGCCGGCTTGTTCATTGCCTGGGCAACGTCGAAGGAAAACGAGAAGCGCCGGCTCGACGCCCACCAGTTCGGTGAGCTGAACCGCACCAGCATCCTGTCCAGCAAGGAATTCGCCGATATCTACGGCGCCGACCTTGGCCAGGCGCTGGCGGCGACAGGCAAGGTCACGGCGGTCAACTTCTGGCAGGACCCACGCTGGCCGGATCTCGGCGACCGTTGGGGCATCATCCTCGAAGAGCTGATTGCCGGCACGCGCACCGACATCAAAGGCAGCCTCAACGAGCTTGATGCCTATGCCAACCAACTGGTGAAGAAATAA
- a CDS encoding amino acid ABC transporter permease: MIEFTLWDIVRNLLLAARWTVLLSLAAFVGGAAVGMAVLFFRISKNKWSRRVASGYIALFQGTPLLMQLFLMFFGLPMLGLRIEPWTAAVLGLTFFASAYLAEIWRSGVDALPLGQWDAGASLGLHYLQELRLIILPQAFSITRAPTVGFLVQLIKSTALTSIIGFEELVRTSNAINNATFEPFKVYGLVALIFFAMCFPLTQYARSLEKRAAAR; this comes from the coding sequence ATGATCGAGTTCACGCTTTGGGACATCGTTCGCAACCTTCTGCTCGCCGCCCGCTGGACGGTGCTGCTGTCGCTGGCTGCTTTCGTCGGCGGCGCGGCGGTCGGAATGGCGGTGCTGTTTTTCAGGATATCCAAGAATAAATGGAGCCGGCGCGTTGCCTCCGGCTACATCGCCCTGTTCCAGGGAACGCCGCTCTTGATGCAGCTGTTCCTGATGTTCTTCGGCCTGCCGATGCTCGGCCTGCGTATCGAACCCTGGACGGCCGCCGTGCTCGGCCTCACCTTCTTCGCCAGCGCTTATCTCGCCGAAATCTGGCGCTCCGGCGTCGATGCCTTGCCATTGGGCCAATGGGACGCCGGCGCCAGCCTCGGCCTGCATTATCTCCAGGAGCTCAGGCTGATCATCCTGCCGCAGGCGTTTTCGATCACCCGCGCGCCGACGGTCGGCTTCCTGGTGCAGCTCATCAAGTCGACGGCGCTGACCTCGATCATCGGTTTCGAGGAACTGGTGCGCACCTCCAACGCCATCAACAACGCCACTTTCGAACCGTTCAAGGTCTATGGGCTGGTGGCGCTGATCTTCTTCGCCATGTGCTTTCCGCTGACGCAATATGCGCGTTCGCTGGAGAAACGAGCGGCTGCCCGCTAA
- a CDS encoding AraC family transcriptional regulator: protein MAFRQRKNTAAIPRTAPAFEHIVTEASDSFLWRLDDYPWERNVWNFHPEYEIHLLRKSSGVVLVGDHIGEFGPGYLTIVGGGLPHDWVTAVQPGELIEGRDIVLQFDAQRLRGSAGLLPELRELEPFLERSLRGMVFHGGTALEGAGLMERMGAVHGLARLCLFLELVDLLARTDEYELLSSPDFSPLLDAASLDIIQRTLTYLFQHFAEDLKLPEVADLAGMSESTFSRFFQKNTGNSFSDHLAKLRLWQACKLLADTDIPITEICFQVGYMNISNFNRAFMRKHRMTPSSYRRLSRQRMTMRA from the coding sequence ATGGCGTTCAGACAGCGAAAAAACACGGCCGCGATCCCGCGCACCGCACCAGCCTTCGAACATATCGTCACCGAAGCCAGCGACAGCTTTCTGTGGCGGCTCGACGACTACCCGTGGGAGCGCAATGTCTGGAATTTCCATCCCGAGTACGAAATCCATCTGCTCAGGAAATCCTCCGGCGTGGTCCTGGTCGGCGATCATATCGGCGAATTCGGGCCTGGCTACCTGACCATCGTCGGCGGCGGGCTGCCGCATGATTGGGTGACGGCGGTGCAGCCGGGCGAACTGATCGAAGGCCGCGACATCGTCCTGCAGTTCGATGCGCAGAGGCTGCGCGGCTCGGCGGGCCTGCTGCCGGAACTGCGCGAACTGGAGCCGTTCCTGGAGCGGTCCCTGCGCGGCATGGTCTTTCACGGCGGCACGGCGCTGGAAGGCGCCGGTCTGATGGAGCGGATGGGGGCGGTGCATGGGCTCGCCCGCCTCTGCCTGTTCCTCGAACTGGTCGACCTCCTGGCCAGGACCGACGAGTACGAGTTGCTGTCATCGCCGGATTTCTCGCCGCTTCTCGATGCCGCCTCGCTCGACATCATCCAGCGCACGCTGACCTATCTGTTCCAGCATTTCGCCGAGGACCTGAAGCTGCCGGAAGTGGCCGACCTCGCCGGAATGAGCGAAAGCACCTTCTCGCGCTTCTTCCAGAAGAACACCGGCAACTCCTTCAGCGACCACCTAGCCAAGCTCCGGCTCTGGCAGGCCTGCAAGCTCTTGGCGGACACGGATATTCCGATCACCGAGATCTGTTTCCAGGTCGGTTACATGAACATCTCGAACTTCAACCGGGCCTTCATGCGCAAGCATCGGATGACGCCGTCATCCTATCGCCGCCTGTCGCGGCAACGGATGACAATGCGCGCATAA
- a CDS encoding dienelactone hydrolase family protein, translated as MQAKYRVALAILFALWMAQPALAADQTPDRVTIPADGKNEPATLDAMLFKPQGQGPFPAVVAMHGCSGLWSSKNGTKLSPRHADWGQRLAALGYVVIFPDSYGSRDLGPQCKNGDREVEPYRERVEDANAARRYLQTLPYVNSAAIALLGWSNGGSTVLCTVRPKDTPKPDSPDFRAAVAFYPGCTALADKGDWATRMPLLIVMGEADDWTPAKPCKTLAAANPDGVKLILYPRAYHDFDNEAQKLHELHGLAFTANDDGVAHAGLNPAARAAALKDVPDFLAVLKR; from the coding sequence ATGCAGGCGAAATATCGTGTCGCTCTTGCAATCCTATTCGCCCTTTGGATGGCCCAGCCGGCTTTAGCCGCTGACCAGACACCCGATCGCGTCACCATTCCGGCCGACGGCAAGAACGAACCGGCGACGCTGGACGCAATGCTGTTCAAGCCGCAAGGGCAGGGGCCGTTTCCGGCTGTTGTGGCCATGCATGGCTGCAGCGGCCTGTGGAGCAGCAAGAACGGAACAAAGCTCAGCCCGCGCCATGCCGATTGGGGCCAGCGCCTAGCGGCTCTCGGTTACGTCGTGATCTTTCCGGACAGCTACGGGTCGCGCGACCTTGGACCGCAATGCAAGAACGGCGACCGCGAGGTCGAACCGTATCGTGAGCGGGTTGAGGATGCCAACGCCGCCCGCCGCTATCTGCAGACGCTGCCCTATGTGAATTCAGCCGCCATCGCCTTGCTCGGCTGGTCGAATGGTGGTTCGACCGTGCTTTGCACGGTCCGGCCAAAGGACACGCCGAAGCCGGATTCGCCGGATTTTCGCGCGGCGGTCGCGTTCTACCCGGGTTGCACCGCCCTCGCCGACAAGGGCGATTGGGCGACGCGTATGCCGCTGCTGATCGTGATGGGCGAAGCGGATGACTGGACACCGGCCAAGCCGTGCAAAACGCTGGCCGCGGCCAATCCTGACGGCGTGAAGCTCATCCTCTATCCCCGCGCCTATCATGACTTCGACAATGAGGCGCAGAAGCTTCACGAACTCCATGGGCTGGCCTTCACCGCGAATGACGACGGTGTTGCGCATGCAGGCCTAAATCCGGCTGCCCGCGCGGCGGCGCTCAAGGACGTGCCCGATTTTCTGGCTGTGCTGAAGCGATAG
- a CDS encoding c-type cytochrome: protein MTVAQAASATAPKGDAASGRGYFEDRCTSCHSISQNRFGPRLGDVYGRRVGSVAGFQYSQALRQGQFIWSEKLLDRWLSGPGQFLPGTRMGISIGDPQIRADIIAYLRSHPSGQDE from the coding sequence TTGACCGTTGCGCAGGCGGCATCGGCCACCGCGCCCAAGGGAGATGCCGCCAGCGGGCGCGGGTATTTCGAGGACCGTTGCACCAGCTGTCACTCGATTTCGCAGAACCGCTTCGGTCCTCGTCTTGGCGATGTCTATGGCAGGCGTGTTGGATCCGTTGCCGGCTTCCAATACAGCCAGGCCTTGCGCCAGGGGCAATTCATCTGGTCGGAAAAGCTGCTCGACAGGTGGCTGTCCGGACCGGGCCAATTCCTGCCTGGGACCAGGATGGGGATCTCGATAGGCGATCCGCAAATCCGCGCGGATATCATCGCCTATCTCAGATCTCATCCGTCCGGACAGGACGAATAA
- a CDS encoding MATE family efflux transporter codes for MSAIEAGARAPENLWRQEIRATLALAWPMVLTNLGQTAMTATDVMMMGRLGADTLASGALGANLYFMPLIFGLGLMLATSPMIATELGRRRHSVRDLRRTVRQGLWLAILISIPIWLVLWHGEAILLAMGQEPALAHQAGIYLRWLEWAVLPFYGYIVLRSFISALERPGWALIIVFVAVACNVLFNWVFMFGNLGVPAMGIAGSGLATSLSSMLMFVGMAVVVMREKKFRRYRLFGRFWRSDWPRFKGLLRLGLPIAGILAFEVTIFNAAALLMGLIDADSLAAHAIAIQIASISFMVPLGLNQAVTVRVGLAHGAGNPEGVSRAGWTAFVIGVSFMALMGLVMILWPHPLISAFIDMTNPANTRVIALAVSFLAFAALFQVFDGAQAVAAGMLRGLHDTKVPMIYAAIGYWGVGLPLGVLLAFHFGLHGVGIWIGLSTGLAVVAALLLTRWLRRDRLAPSLAFGH; via the coding sequence ATGTCTGCGATCGAAGCCGGCGCTCGTGCGCCGGAAAACCTTTGGCGTCAGGAAATCAGGGCGACGCTGGCGCTCGCCTGGCCGATGGTGCTGACCAATCTCGGCCAGACCGCGATGACGGCCACCGACGTCATGATGATGGGGCGGCTCGGGGCGGATACGCTGGCCAGCGGCGCGTTGGGCGCCAATCTCTATTTCATGCCGCTGATCTTCGGGCTTGGGCTGATGCTGGCCACCTCTCCGATGATCGCTACCGAGCTTGGCCGCCGCCGTCATTCGGTGCGCGACCTGCGCCGCACCGTGCGCCAGGGCCTGTGGCTGGCGATCCTGATCTCGATCCCGATCTGGCTCGTGCTCTGGCATGGCGAAGCGATCCTGTTGGCCATGGGCCAGGAGCCCGCGCTGGCGCACCAGGCCGGCATCTATCTGCGCTGGCTCGAATGGGCGGTGCTGCCTTTCTATGGCTATATCGTGCTGCGCTCGTTCATCTCGGCGCTGGAGCGGCCGGGCTGGGCGTTGATCATCGTTTTCGTCGCCGTTGCCTGCAACGTGCTCTTCAACTGGGTGTTCATGTTCGGCAATCTCGGTGTCCCGGCAATGGGCATTGCCGGCTCGGGTCTCGCCACCTCGCTGTCCAGCATGCTGATGTTCGTCGGCATGGCCGTTGTCGTGATGCGGGAGAAGAAGTTCCGGCGCTACCGCCTGTTCGGCCGCTTCTGGCGGTCCGACTGGCCGCGCTTCAAGGGCCTGCTGCGGCTCGGCCTGCCGATTGCCGGCATCCTTGCTTTCGAGGTTACGATCTTCAACGCAGCAGCCCTGCTGATGGGCCTGATCGACGCGGATTCGCTGGCCGCGCATGCGATCGCCATCCAGATCGCCTCGATCTCCTTCATGGTGCCGCTTGGCCTCAACCAGGCGGTGACAGTGCGCGTCGGTCTCGCACATGGCGCCGGCAATCCGGAAGGTGTGTCGCGCGCCGGCTGGACGGCCTTTGTCATCGGCGTCTCGTTCATGGCGCTGATGGGGCTGGTGATGATCCTGTGGCCGCATCCGCTGATCAGCGCCTTCATCGATATGACCAACCCGGCCAACACCAGGGTGATCGCGCTTGCCGTGTCGTTCCTGGCCTTTGCTGCGCTGTTCCAGGTGTTCGACGGTGCTCAAGCCGTTGCCGCCGGCATGCTGCGCGGCCTGCACGACACCAAGGTGCCGATGATCTATGCCGCGATCGGCTATTGGGGTGTCGGCCTGCCGCTCGGCGTGCTGCTCGCCTTCCATTTCGGCTTGCATGGCGTCGGCATCTGGATTGGCCTGTCGACAGGACTGGCCGTGGTGGCGGCGCTGCTTTTGACGCGCTGGCTGCGGCGGGATCGTTTGGCGCCGTCACTAGCGTTCGGGCATTGA
- the gcvA gene encoding transcriptional regulator GcvA, protein MAKRLPPLNPLRAFEAPARHGSLTKAAGELNVTHGAVSHQINALEQSLGVKLFERVGQRVKLTPHGAELLPAVSAAFDGIAAATQRLTRPASSGALSVSCVPALLLLWMTPRLGSFTAQYPDIQLTLIPSNDPRDIRAPHIDVCVHYGNGSWADCWMRKWSGLELFPVVSPTLINNRPIRSVRDLADHVFLHGDDGREWHTWLATADALDLERGRRHYLGDARIATEAAVHGHGVALGDSVTASALLARGMLVAPFSLSVPAVDEFYIVCRNEMRTTPIVQVFIDWLFAEKAGDDGRADAPVAGRIISRRKRPQLKVIGAKTAS, encoded by the coding sequence ATGGCCAAGCGCCTGCCACCCCTGAATCCACTGCGCGCCTTCGAGGCACCGGCTCGCCATGGCTCGCTGACCAAGGCGGCCGGTGAACTGAATGTCACACATGGCGCCGTCAGCCACCAGATCAATGCGCTGGAGCAGTCGCTTGGCGTCAAGCTGTTCGAACGTGTCGGCCAGCGGGTCAAACTGACACCGCATGGCGCCGAGCTTTTGCCGGCGGTGTCGGCCGCCTTCGACGGCATCGCCGCCGCAACGCAGCGACTGACGCGGCCGGCAAGCAGCGGCGCGCTTTCGGTGTCCTGCGTGCCGGCGCTGCTGCTTTTGTGGATGACGCCGAGGCTGGGCAGCTTCACAGCGCAATATCCCGACATCCAGCTGACGCTCATCCCCTCCAACGATCCCAGGGATATCCGCGCACCGCATATCGATGTCTGCGTGCACTATGGCAACGGCAGCTGGGCCGATTGCTGGATGCGCAAATGGTCGGGCCTCGAACTGTTTCCCGTGGTGAGCCCGACACTCATCAACAACCGGCCGATCCGCAGCGTCAGGGACCTTGCGGACCATGTCTTCCTGCATGGCGATGACGGCCGCGAATGGCACACCTGGCTGGCGACCGCCGATGCACTGGATCTCGAGCGCGGCCGCCGCCATTATCTGGGTGACGCACGCATCGCGACCGAGGCCGCTGTGCACGGCCATGGCGTGGCGCTCGGCGATTCCGTGACGGCAAGCGCGCTGCTGGCCAGGGGCATGCTGGTCGCGCCATTCAGCCTGTCGGTGCCAGCAGTCGATGAATTCTACATCGTCTGCCGCAACGAAATGCGGACCACGCCGATCGTGCAAGTGTTCATCGACTGGCTGTTTGCCGAGAAAGCCGGGGATGACGGCCGCGCCGACGCTCCGGTCGCCGGCCGCATCATCAGCCGCCGTAAGCGTCCGCAACTCAAGGTCATCGGCGCCAAGACCGCTTCTTGA